One window of the Klebsiella oxytoca genome contains the following:
- the ibaG gene encoding BolA family iron metabolism protein IbaG has product MENHEIQTVLMNALSLQEVHVSGDGSHFQVIAVGEMFDGMSRVKKQQAIYAPLMEYIADNRIHALSIKAFTPQEWARDRKLNGL; this is encoded by the coding sequence ATGGAAAATCATGAAATTCAGACCGTGCTGATGAACGCACTCTCCCTCCAGGAAGTCCACGTCTCTGGCGATGGCAGCCACTTTCAGGTTATTGCTGTGGGTGAGATGTTCGACGGCATGAGTCGGGTCAAGAAGCAGCAGGCTATCTACGCCCCGCTGATGGAATATATTGCCGATAACCGCATCCATGCTCTGTCGATTAAAGCGTTTACTCCGCAGGAGTGGGCGCGAGACCGCAAACTAAATGGCTTATAA
- the hpf gene encoding ribosome hibernation promoting factor, with protein MQLNITGHNVEITPAMRDFVTAKFSKLEQFFDRINQVYIVLKVEKVTQIADANLHVNGGEIHASAEGQDMYAAIDGLIDKLARQLTKHKDKLKQH; from the coding sequence ATGCAGCTCAACATTACAGGACACAACGTCGAAATAACCCCCGCTATGCGTGATTTCGTTACCGCGAAGTTCAGCAAACTGGAGCAGTTTTTCGACAGGATCAACCAGGTCTATATTGTGTTAAAGGTGGAGAAGGTAACGCAAATTGCGGATGCCAATCTGCATGTCAACGGTGGTGAAATCCATGCCAGTGCGGAAGGGCAGGATATGTATGCCGCTATCGATGGTCTTATCGATAAGCTGGCAAGACAATTAACAAAACATAAAGATAAACTGAAACAACACTAA
- the lptC gene encoding LPS export ABC transporter periplasmic protein LptC: MSKTRRWVIILLSLVALILIGLNLASTDDSTQQVVNPDDPTYTSEHTDTVVYSPEGALNYRLIAEHVEYFSEQQLSWFAKPVMTTFDTNKVPTWSVKADKAKLTSDRMLYLYGHVEVNALTADSQLRKITTDNAQINLVTQDVTSDDMVTLYGTTFNSSGLKMRGNLRSKNAELIEKVRTSYEIQNK; the protein is encoded by the coding sequence ATGAGTAAAACCAGACGTTGGGTTATCATTTTACTATCGCTGGTCGCGCTGATCCTGATCGGCCTGAACCTGGCGAGCACGGACGATAGCACCCAGCAAGTGGTCAATCCTGATGACCCAACGTACACCAGCGAGCATACCGATACCGTCGTTTATAGTCCCGAAGGGGCGCTCAACTATCGGTTAATCGCTGAACACGTTGAGTATTTTTCCGAACAGCAGCTTTCGTGGTTCGCGAAGCCGGTGATGACCACCTTTGATACGAATAAAGTACCAACCTGGTCTGTCAAAGCGGATAAAGCCAAGTTGACGAGTGACCGCATGCTGTATCTTTACGGGCACGTTGAGGTGAATGCGCTAACGGCGGATTCTCAACTGCGCAAGATTACGACGGATAACGCCCAGATAAACCTGGTAACACAGGATGTTACCTCCGATGACATGGTGACGTTATACGGAACAACATTTAATTCCAGCGGCCTGAAAATGCGCGGGAACCTACGCAGCAAAAATGCCGAGCTGATTGAAAAGGTTAGAACCTCATATGAAATTCAGAACAAATAA
- the lptB gene encoding LPS export ABC transporter ATP-binding protein: MATLTAKNLAKAYKGRRVVEDVSLTVNSGEIVGLLGPNGAGKTTTFYMVVGIVPRDAGNIIIDDEDISLLPLHARARRGIGYLPQEASIFRRLSVYDNLMAVLQIRDDLSTEQREDRAKELMEEFHIEHLRDSLGQALSGGERRRVEIARALAANPKFILLDEPFAGVDPISVIDIKRIIEHLRDSGLGVLITDHNVRETLAVCERAYIVSQGHLIAHGTPQQILEDEQVKRVYLGEDFRL, from the coding sequence ATGGCAACATTAACTGCAAAGAACCTTGCTAAAGCCTATAAAGGCCGCCGCGTCGTGGAAGATGTCAGTCTGACCGTGAACTCGGGCGAAATTGTAGGCCTGCTCGGCCCAAACGGCGCCGGTAAAACGACCACCTTCTATATGGTCGTTGGCATCGTACCGCGCGACGCAGGGAACATTATCATCGATGACGAAGATATCAGCCTGCTGCCGCTGCACGCGCGCGCGCGTCGTGGAATTGGCTATCTGCCGCAGGAGGCCTCCATTTTCCGCCGCCTGAGCGTTTACGATAACCTGATGGCGGTATTGCAGATTCGTGACGACCTGAGTACCGAGCAGCGTGAAGATCGCGCGAAGGAGCTAATGGAGGAGTTTCACATTGAGCACCTGCGCGATAGTCTCGGCCAGGCACTTTCCGGTGGTGAACGCCGCCGCGTAGAAATCGCCCGCGCGCTGGCCGCCAACCCGAAATTCATCCTGCTGGATGAACCCTTTGCCGGCGTTGACCCCATTTCCGTTATTGATATCAAACGCATCATTGAACACCTGCGCGACAGCGGTCTGGGCGTTCTGATAACCGACCACAACGTCAGGGAGACGCTGGCCGTTTGTGAGCGAGCGTATATCGTCAGCCAGGGGCACCTTATCGCTCACGGTACGCCGCAGCAAATCCTTGAAGACGAGCAGGTTAAGCGCGTGTATCTTGGGGAAGACTTCAGACTCTGA
- the lptA gene encoding lipopolysaccharide ABC transporter substrate-binding protein LptA, whose translation MKFRTNKLSLKIALASALLAASLSAQAKTGDTDQPIHIESNQQSLDMQGNVVTFTGNVVVTQGTIKINADKVVVTRPGGEKGKEVIDGYGNPATFYQMQDNGKPVKGRASKMHYELQNDFVVLTGNAHLEQIDSNIQGDKITYLVKEQKMQAFSNKGGRVTTVLVPSQLQDKSGDQSKKGK comes from the coding sequence ATGAAATTCAGAACAAATAAACTCAGCCTTAAGATTGCGCTCGCCAGCGCCTTACTGGCCGCCAGCCTGTCGGCACAGGCGAAGACGGGTGATACCGATCAGCCGATCCACATTGAATCCAATCAGCAGTCGCTGGATATGCAGGGTAACGTCGTCACCTTTACGGGAAATGTCGTCGTCACTCAGGGAACCATCAAAATCAACGCCGATAAAGTTGTCGTGACTCGTCCAGGTGGAGAAAAGGGCAAAGAGGTTATCGATGGCTACGGTAATCCGGCAACCTTCTACCAGATGCAGGACAACGGCAAACCGGTGAAAGGCCGCGCGTCAAAAATGCATTATGAGTTGCAAAACGACTTTGTCGTCCTGACCGGCAACGCGCATCTGGAACAGATCGACAGCAATATCCAGGGTGACAAAATCACTTACCTGGTGAAAGAACAAAAAATGCAGGCTTTCAGCAATAAAGGCGGGCGCGTGACCACGGTTCTGGTTCCTTCGCAGCTGCAGGACAAAAGTGGCGATCAGTCAAAGAAAGGTAAGTAA
- the kdsD gene encoding arabinose-5-phosphate isomerase KdsD encodes MIRDKIMSPTDLPADFDFQRAGREVLEIEREGLAQLDQYINEDFTRACETIFRCSGKVVVMGMGKSGHIGRKMAATFASTGTSSFFVHPGEAAHGDLGMVTPGDVVIALSNSGESNEILALIPVLKRQQVSLICITSRPESSMARAADIHLCVKVPKEACPLGLAPTSSTTAALVMGDALAVALLEARGFTAEDFALSHPGGALGRKLLLRVNDIMHTGEEIPHVSLQATLRDALLEITRKNLGMTAICDDDMNIIGIFTDGDLRRVFDTGIDMRNASIADVMTRGGIRIRPGTLAVDALNLMQSRHITCVLVADGDRLVGVIHMHDLLRAGVV; translated from the coding sequence ATGATTCGGGATAAGATTATGTCACCAACAGATTTGCCAGCGGATTTTGACTTTCAACGGGCAGGCCGTGAGGTTCTGGAAATTGAACGTGAAGGTCTGGCCCAGCTCGATCAATACATTAATGAAGATTTTACCCGCGCCTGTGAAACCATTTTTCGCTGCAGCGGTAAAGTCGTCGTCATGGGAATGGGTAAATCCGGTCACATAGGCCGCAAAATGGCGGCGACTTTTGCCAGTACCGGCACCTCATCATTCTTCGTTCATCCCGGCGAGGCCGCGCACGGCGATTTGGGCATGGTGACTCCAGGCGATGTCGTCATCGCGCTGTCCAACTCTGGAGAATCCAATGAAATTCTCGCGCTAATTCCGGTTCTCAAGCGCCAGCAGGTGTCGCTTATTTGTATTACCAGTCGCCCGGAAAGCAGCATGGCGCGCGCGGCAGATATTCATCTGTGCGTAAAGGTGCCCAAAGAGGCGTGTCCGTTAGGATTAGCCCCAACATCAAGTACGACTGCTGCTCTGGTTATGGGCGATGCGCTTGCCGTCGCGCTGCTGGAAGCTCGCGGTTTTACCGCGGAGGATTTTGCGCTATCGCATCCTGGCGGTGCTCTTGGCCGTAAGCTACTGCTGCGGGTCAATGATATTATGCACACTGGGGAAGAAATCCCCCATGTGAGCCTGCAGGCTACGCTACGCGACGCGCTGCTGGAAATCACGCGCAAGAATTTGGGCATGACGGCCATTTGCGATGATGACATGAATATTATCGGTATCTTTACCGATGGCGATCTGCGCCGCGTTTTTGATACCGGCATTGATATGCGTAACGCCAGTATTGCCGACGTGATGACGCGAGGCGGTATCCGTATTCGTCCGGGAACGCTGGCCGTTGATGCGCTTAACCTGATGCAGTCCCGTCATATCACCTGCGTGCTGGTTGCCGATGGCGACCGCCTGGTAGGTGTGATACATATGCACGATCTCCTGCGCGCGGGCGTAGTGTAA
- the mlaE gene encoding lipid asymmetry maintenance ABC transporter permease subunit MlaE — protein sequence MLLNALAALGHRGIKTIATFGRAGLMLFNAVVGKPEFRKHAPLLVRQLYNVGVLSMLIIIVSGLFIGMVLGLQGYLVLTTYSAETSLGMLVALSLLRELGPVVAALLFAGRAGSALTAEIGLMRATEQLSSMEMMAVDPLRRVISPRFWAGVISLPLLTIIFVAVGVWGGSLVGVSWKGIDGGFFWTAMQSAVDWRMDLVNCLIKSLVFAITVTWIALFNGYDAIPTSAGISRATTRTVVHASLAVLGLDFVLTALMFGN from the coding sequence ATGTTGTTAAATGCGCTAGCCGCGCTCGGGCACCGCGGTATTAAAACTATCGCGACGTTCGGGCGTGCTGGATTGATGCTCTTCAACGCTGTTGTGGGCAAGCCTGAGTTTCGCAAGCATGCGCCGCTGCTGGTACGTCAGCTGTATAACGTTGGCGTGCTTTCGATGTTAATCATCATTGTATCGGGGCTGTTTATCGGTATGGTGCTGGGTCTGCAGGGCTATCTGGTATTAACCACCTATAGCGCCGAAACCAGTCTGGGTATGCTGGTGGCACTGTCGCTGCTGCGTGAGCTGGGGCCGGTGGTTGCCGCACTGTTGTTTGCCGGACGGGCAGGTTCGGCGCTGACAGCCGAAATTGGTCTGATGCGCGCAACTGAACAGCTCTCCAGTATGGAGATGATGGCGGTTGACCCGCTTCGCCGAGTAATTTCCCCGCGTTTCTGGGCCGGGGTGATTTCACTGCCGTTGTTGACGATTATTTTTGTGGCGGTCGGCGTATGGGGCGGCTCGCTGGTTGGTGTCAGCTGGAAGGGCATCGATGGCGGATTCTTCTGGACCGCCATGCAAAGTGCCGTTGACTGGCGGATGGACCTGGTTAACTGCCTGATTAAGAGTCTGGTTTTCGCCATTACGGTAACATGGATCGCGTTATTTAACGGTTATGACGCTATCCCCACTTCCGCCGGGATTAGCCGGGCGACGACGCGTACCGTGGTACATGCGTCGCTGGCGGTACTGGGGCTGGATTTTGTGCTGACTGCGCTGATGTTTGGGAATTGA
- the mlaB gene encoding lipid asymmetry maintenance protein MlaB translates to MTGQLSWARDGETLALRGELDQDLLVPLWEARAQATDGVSAIDLSAVTRVDTAGLALLVHFIALVRQQGREAKLIGKSENLQTLVKLYNLPADMIP, encoded by the coding sequence ATGACCGGACAGCTAAGCTGGGCTCGCGATGGCGAGACGCTGGCGCTGCGCGGAGAGCTGGATCAGGATCTGCTGGTCCCGCTGTGGGAAGCACGCGCTCAGGCGACGGATGGCGTGTCGGCGATCGACCTGAGCGCAGTGACCCGCGTGGATACTGCCGGGCTGGCGCTATTGGTGCATTTTATTGCGCTGGTGCGTCAGCAGGGCCGGGAAGCCAAACTGATCGGAAAGAGTGAGAATCTGCAAACGCTGGTCAAGCTATATAACCTTCCTGCCGATATGATCCCATAA
- the mlaC gene encoding phospholipid-binding protein MlaC, protein MFKRLLMVAMLAIAPLTAATAADQSNPYKLMDEAAQKTFDRLKNEQPKIQANPNYLRDIVDQELLPYVQVKYAGALVLGRYYKEATPAQREAYFAAFREYLKQAYGQALAMYHGQTYQIAPEQPLGDATIIPIRVTILDPNGRPPVRLDFQWRKNTQTGNWQAYDMIAEGVSMITTKQNEWSDLLRTKGVDGLTAQLKASSAQPITLEQKK, encoded by the coding sequence ATGTTTAAACGCTTACTAATGGTCGCTATGCTGGCGATCGCCCCCTTAACTGCGGCGACCGCTGCGGATCAATCTAATCCGTATAAGCTTATGGACGAAGCGGCACAGAAAACTTTCGATCGCCTGAAGAACGAGCAGCCTAAAATCCAGGCTAATCCGAACTACCTGCGCGATATCGTCGATCAGGAGCTGCTGCCGTACGTTCAGGTGAAATACGCCGGTGCGCTGGTATTAGGTCGTTACTACAAAGAAGCGACCCCGGCCCAGCGTGAAGCCTATTTTGCCGCCTTCCGTGAATATCTGAAGCAGGCCTACGGCCAGGCGCTGGCGATGTATCACGGTCAGACCTATCAGATTGCACCTGAACAGCCTCTGGGTGACGCGACCATTATTCCTATCCGCGTAACTATTCTTGACCCAAATGGCCGTCCGCCGGTTCGCCTGGATTTCCAGTGGCGTAAAAATACCCAAACCGGTAACTGGCAGGCGTACGACATGATTGCGGAAGGGGTGAGCATGATCACCACTAAACAAAATGAATGGAGCGACCTGCTGCGCACCAAAGGCGTTGATGGTCTGACCGCACAGCTGAAGGCAAGCTCCGCGCAGCCGATTACCCTGGAACAGAAAAAATAA
- a CDS encoding calcium/sodium antiporter: protein MLLATALLIIGLLLVVYSADRLVYAASILCRMLGIPPLIIGMTVVSIGTSLPEIIVSAAASLHGQTDLAIGTALGSNITNILLILGLTALFQPFTVHSDILRRELPLMLLVSVVAGFVLYDGQLTRIDGLFLLALAILWLLFTIKIARLAERQGNDSLTREQLAELPREGSLPVALLWLGVAMIVMPMATRMVVDNATVLANFFAISELTVGLTVIAIGTSLPELATAIAGARKGENDIAIGNIIGANILNIVLVLGLPALIAPGTFAAEAFTRDYGVMLLVSLIFAVLCWRRNQQPGRLAGLLLVGGFVLWLAMLYWTAPLFVE, encoded by the coding sequence ATGCTCTTAGCGACGGCTCTGTTAATTATTGGTTTATTGCTGGTTGTCTACAGCGCCGATCGTCTGGTCTACGCCGCTTCAATCCTCTGCCGTATGCTGGGGATCCCCCCGCTTATTATTGGCATGACGGTAGTCAGCATCGGTACCAGTTTACCGGAGATCATTGTTTCCGCCGCCGCGTCTCTGCATGGGCAAACCGATCTGGCGATCGGAACCGCTCTTGGCTCTAACATCACCAACATTCTGCTGATCCTCGGTCTTACGGCTCTGTTTCAACCTTTTACCGTGCATTCTGATATCCTGCGCCGCGAATTACCGCTAATGTTGCTGGTCAGCGTAGTGGCCGGGTTTGTACTGTACGACGGGCAGCTAACGCGAATAGATGGCCTTTTTTTGCTGGCGCTTGCCATCCTGTGGCTGTTATTCACCATTAAAATTGCCCGGCTTGCGGAACGCCAGGGTAACGACAGCCTGACTCGTGAACAGCTGGCGGAGCTACCGCGAGAAGGTTCACTTCCCGTGGCGCTGCTCTGGTTGGGCGTGGCGATGATAGTGATGCCGATGGCTACGCGCATGGTGGTTGATAACGCCACGGTGCTGGCAAACTTTTTTGCTATCAGCGAACTGACCGTCGGCTTAACGGTAATCGCCATCGGCACCAGTCTGCCTGAACTGGCAACCGCCATCGCCGGTGCACGAAAAGGTGAAAATGACATCGCCATTGGCAATATTATTGGCGCTAATATTCTCAATATCGTGCTGGTCCTCGGCCTCCCGGCGTTGATAGCCCCGGGTACCTTTGCCGCCGAGGCTTTTACCCGCGACTATGGCGTCATGCTGCTGGTTAGCCTGATATTTGCCGTGCTGTGCTGGCGCCGTAACCAGCAGCCCGGTCGCCTTGCAGGTCTCCTGCTGGTTGGAGGTTTTGTGCTTTGGTTAGCGATGCTGTACTGGACAGCACCGCTCTTCGTTGAATGA
- the kdsC gene encoding 3-deoxy-manno-octulosonate-8-phosphatase KdsC, which yields MNNADALLATCYGPVSQNFIDRAAKIRLLILDVDGVLSDGLIYMGNNGEELKAFNVRDGYGIRCALTSDIEVAIITGRKAKLVEDRCQTLGIQHLYQGQSDKLLAFHELLNKLAVSADEVAYIGDDLIDWPVMAEVGLSIAVADAHPLLPPRADYVTRINGGRGAVREVCDLLLLAQGKLDEAKGQSI from the coding sequence ATGAATAATGCTGATGCCCTGTTAGCGACCTGCTATGGGCCAGTGAGCCAGAACTTTATTGACCGGGCGGCGAAAATCCGTTTACTGATACTTGATGTAGACGGCGTCCTTTCCGATGGCCTTATCTATATGGGCAACAACGGCGAAGAGCTAAAAGCGTTTAACGTGCGCGATGGCTACGGCATCCGTTGCGCCCTGACCTCGGATATTGAAGTGGCGATAATTACCGGCCGAAAAGCTAAACTGGTGGAAGATCGCTGCCAAACGCTGGGTATCCAGCATCTGTACCAGGGGCAGTCTGATAAGCTGCTGGCGTTTCATGAACTACTCAATAAACTGGCCGTTAGCGCCGATGAAGTGGCCTATATTGGCGATGATCTAATCGACTGGCCGGTGATGGCTGAAGTTGGTTTAAGCATAGCGGTAGCCGATGCGCATCCGTTGCTGCCCCCGCGCGCGGATTACGTTACCCGAATAAACGGCGGGCGCGGAGCGGTACGGGAAGTATGCGATTTGCTACTATTGGCGCAAGGCAAGCTGGATGAGGCCAAAGGGCAATCTATATGA
- the mlaF gene encoding phospholipid ABC transporter ATP-binding protein MlaF, which produces MSQSLANLVEVRGIRFSRGDRVIFDDISLSVPRGKITAIMGPSGIGKTTLLRLIGGQIPPDKGEILFDGENVPQMSRSRLYTVRKRMSMLFQSGALFTDMNVFDNVAYPLREHTRLPEALLHTTVMMKLEAVGLRGAAKLMPSELSGGMARRAALARAIALEPDLIMFDEPFVGQDPITMGVLVKLISELNSTLGVTCIVVSHDVPEVLSIADFAYIVADKKVVAHGSAQALRENADPRVRQFIDGIADGPVPFRYPAGDYHHDLLSKGS; this is translated from the coding sequence ATGAGCCAGAGTTTGGCGAATTTAGTCGAAGTACGCGGTATTCGCTTCTCGAGAGGCGACCGCGTGATCTTCGATGATATCTCGCTGTCGGTACCCCGCGGTAAAATCACCGCGATTATGGGGCCATCAGGGATCGGCAAAACTACCCTGTTACGTCTGATCGGTGGGCAGATTCCGCCTGATAAAGGCGAGATCCTGTTTGATGGTGAAAATGTACCGCAGATGTCGCGCTCGCGCTTGTATACCGTGCGCAAACGCATGAGCATGCTATTTCAGTCCGGCGCGCTGTTCACCGATATGAACGTGTTTGATAACGTCGCTTATCCGCTGCGCGAGCATACGCGTCTGCCGGAAGCGCTGCTGCACACCACGGTGATGATGAAGCTGGAGGCCGTCGGGCTACGCGGAGCCGCCAAATTGATGCCTTCTGAACTCTCCGGCGGGATGGCGCGCCGCGCCGCGCTGGCGAGGGCCATCGCCCTGGAACCTGATTTAATCATGTTCGATGAGCCTTTTGTCGGGCAGGACCCCATTACTATGGGCGTGCTGGTGAAGCTGATTTCTGAACTCAACAGCACCCTGGGTGTCACTTGTATCGTGGTTTCCCATGATGTGCCGGAAGTGCTTAGCATTGCGGACTTCGCCTATATTGTGGCGGACAAAAAAGTCGTGGCGCATGGGAGCGCGCAGGCGCTGCGTGAAAACGCCGATCCTCGGGTTCGTCAGTTCATTGATGGTATCGCCGACGGCCCGGTGCCGTTCCGCTATCCGGCGGGTGATTATCATCATGATTTATTGAGCAAAGGGAGTTAA
- the ptsN gene encoding PTS IIA-like nitrogen regulatory protein PtsN, with translation MINNDSALQLSNVLNQECTRSQVHCQSKKRALEIISELAAKQLGLPPQVVFEAILTREKMGSTGIGNGIAIPHGKLEEDTLRAVGVFVQLETPIAFDAIDNQPVDLLFALLVPADQTKTHLHTLSLVAKRLADKTICRRLRAAQSDEELYEIITEAGSNNDA, from the coding sequence ATGATAAATAACGATTCGGCTCTACAACTGAGCAATGTCCTTAACCAGGAATGTACCCGTAGCCAGGTTCACTGCCAGAGCAAGAAACGCGCGCTGGAAATTATCAGCGAGCTGGCAGCAAAGCAGTTAGGCCTACCGCCCCAGGTAGTATTCGAGGCGATCCTGACTCGTGAGAAAATGGGCAGTACCGGAATTGGCAACGGCATTGCTATTCCGCACGGAAAACTCGAAGAGGATACGCTGCGGGCCGTGGGCGTTTTTGTCCAGCTGGAAACCCCGATCGCCTTTGATGCTATCGACAATCAGCCTGTCGATCTGTTGTTTGCCCTCCTCGTTCCGGCCGATCAAACTAAAACGCATCTGCATACGCTCTCGCTGGTAGCAAAGCGTCTGGCGGATAAAACAATTTGCCGCCGTCTGCGCGCTGCACAAAGTGATGAAGAGCTGTATGAAATCATCACTGAAGCGGGAAGTAATAATGATGCGTAA
- the mlaD gene encoding outer membrane lipid asymmetry maintenance protein MlaD, whose translation MQTRKNEIWVGVFLLVALLAALFVCLKAANVTSLRTEPTYRLYATFDNIGGLKARSPVRIGGVVVGRVADITLDPKTYLPRVALDIDERYNHIPDTSSLAIRTSGLLGEQYLAMNIGFEDPELGTSILKDGGIIQDTKSAMVLEDLIGQFLYNSKGSDNKNSGDEQAAGESHTDATQPAGTTH comes from the coding sequence ATGCAAACGAGAAAAAATGAAATCTGGGTCGGGGTATTTTTACTGGTTGCGCTGCTGGCCGCGCTGTTTGTCTGCCTGAAGGCGGCAAACGTAACCTCTTTACGTACGGAACCGACCTATCGGCTTTATGCCACTTTTGACAATATTGGCGGTCTGAAAGCACGCTCTCCGGTGAGAATTGGCGGCGTTGTCGTGGGACGCGTGGCGGATATTACCCTCGATCCTAAAACCTACCTGCCTCGCGTAGCGCTCGATATTGATGAGCGCTACAACCACATCCCGGATACCAGCTCGCTGGCGATCAGAACTTCCGGCCTGCTGGGCGAACAGTACCTGGCGATGAACATCGGGTTTGAAGACCCTGAACTGGGAACATCTATCCTTAAAGATGGCGGCATCATTCAGGACACCAAATCCGCAATGGTGCTGGAAGATTTGATAGGCCAGTTCCTTTATAACAGTAAAGGTAGCGACAATAAGAATTCTGGCGATGAACAGGCTGCTGGAGAGAGTCATACTGACGCTACGCAGCCAGCCGGCACGACGCACTAA
- the rpoN gene encoding RNA polymerase factor sigma-54 → MKQGLQLRLSQQLAMTPQLQQAIRLLQLSTLELQQELQQALDSNPLLEQTDLHDEVETKEAEDRESLDTVDALEQKEMPEELPLDASWDEIYTAGTPSGNGIDYQDDELPVYQGETTQSLQDYLMWQVELTPFTDTDRAIATSIVDAVDDTGYLTISVEDIVESIGDDEIGLEEVEAVLKRIQRFDPVGVAAKDLRDCLLVQLSQFAKETPWIEEARLIISDHLDLLANHDFRTLMRVTRLKEEVLKEAVNLIQSLDPRPGQSIQTSEPEYVIPDVLVRKVNERWVVELNSDSLPRLKINQHYAAMGNSTRNDADGQFIRSNLQEARWLIKSLESRNDTLLRVSRCIVEQQQAFFEQGEEFMKPMVLADIAQAVEMHESTISRVTTQKYLHSPRGIFELKYFFSSHVNTEGGGEASSTAIRALVKKLIAAENPAKPLSDSKLTTMLSDQGIMVARRTVAKYRESLSIPPSNQRKQLV, encoded by the coding sequence ATGAAGCAAGGTTTGCAATTAAGGCTAAGCCAACAGCTTGCCATGACGCCACAACTGCAGCAGGCAATTCGTCTACTGCAGTTGTCTACGTTAGAACTCCAGCAGGAACTCCAGCAGGCGCTGGACAGCAACCCGTTGCTGGAGCAAACCGATCTTCACGATGAGGTGGAAACCAAAGAGGCCGAGGATCGCGAGTCTCTGGATACCGTCGATGCCCTTGAGCAGAAAGAGATGCCCGAAGAGCTGCCTCTTGATGCCAGCTGGGATGAGATTTATACCGCGGGAACGCCATCAGGAAACGGCATTGATTACCAGGATGACGAACTGCCGGTCTACCAGGGCGAGACCACCCAAAGCCTGCAGGATTACCTGATGTGGCAGGTTGAGCTTACGCCATTCACCGACACCGATCGCGCCATCGCGACCTCGATCGTCGATGCCGTTGATGATACCGGCTACCTGACTATTTCCGTGGAAGACATCGTTGAAAGCATTGGCGATGATGAAATCGGACTTGAAGAAGTTGAAGCGGTTCTCAAGCGCATTCAGCGTTTCGATCCCGTCGGCGTGGCGGCAAAAGATTTACGCGATTGCCTGCTGGTTCAGCTGTCGCAGTTTGCCAAAGAGACGCCGTGGATCGAAGAAGCTCGCCTGATCATCAGCGATCACCTCGATCTGCTCGCCAACCATGATTTCCGCACTCTGATGCGCGTGACCCGCCTGAAAGAAGAAGTGTTAAAGGAAGCGGTAAATCTGATCCAATCGCTGGATCCGCGCCCCGGCCAGTCAATCCAAACCAGCGAGCCGGAATATGTTATTCCTGACGTACTGGTACGCAAAGTTAACGAGCGTTGGGTGGTTGAACTCAATTCAGATAGCCTTCCGCGCCTGAAGATCAATCAGCACTATGCCGCCATGGGCAACAGTACGCGCAACGATGCTGACGGTCAGTTTATCCGCAGCAACCTGCAGGAAGCGCGCTGGCTTATCAAAAGCCTTGAGAGCCGTAACGACACCCTTCTGCGCGTCAGCCGCTGTATCGTCGAACAGCAGCAGGCCTTTTTTGAACAGGGTGAAGAGTTTATGAAACCGATGGTGCTGGCGGACATCGCCCAGGCCGTCGAAATGCATGAATCCACCATTTCACGCGTTACCACGCAAAAATACCTGCACAGTCCACGCGGTATTTTTGAGCTGAAGTATTTCTTCTCCAGCCATGTCAACACCGAAGGCGGCGGCGAAGCATCGTCGACGGCCATTCGTGCGCTGGTGAAGAAATTAATCGCCGCGGAAAACCCGGCGAAACCATTGAGTGACAGTAAGCTCACCACCATGCTATCCGATCAGGGTATTATGGTAGCGCGCCGAACCGTTGCTAAGTACCGAGAGTCTTTATCCATTCCGCCGTCAAACCAGCGCAAGCAGCTAGTTTGA